Sequence from the Scyliorhinus canicula chromosome 7, sScyCan1.1, whole genome shotgun sequence genome:
TCAACTTCTCCACTGTCTCTGCTTTGTTGTACTGCCCATCCAACATCCAGTATTAAATGAGTAGAACTTTCCTCCACTCAAATGTTGGGAAGATCAATGTCATTGTCTTTTAATGCTGCTACAAACATCATTCCGCCGCTACGGACTCCTTTCTCTTCCTTTCCACTATGGCTCAGTCGGCCTGTTCGCTGCCCCTCGACCTGAGTGCCGATTTCCACCTTTGTTTCTACCTCACAGCAGCTCATCTGCTGAATCCCCCATCTgtgtctttgttacctctagaaaTGATTGTTCCAATGCGCCAAAACAGCTTCCCAATGTGGGCACTCTATAAATGTAACTCTGCTCATTTCCTAACTTCAAGTCTCATTCACTCATTACCCTTGTGCTTGTTCAGCTAATTAGCTCCTGATCTGGCAATGCCTCGATTTTAAACATTCTCATTCTTGTGttcaaattgcttcacagccgtCTCCCTTCTTCCCTATCTCTAATTCCTTCAGCTTTTTGCTCTTCTAGTTCAGGCCTTCTGTCCATCCCTGGTTTTAATTGCCCCATGTTTGGTGTCTGACCTCCTGGCTTCCTAGACTCCATTCCCTTTCTGAACCTGTcggcctcttttttttttttctcctccctCCTTTTTCACTCCTCATGAACACCTCATTGACTAACCACAGTTCTGGTCATACCCTAATATCTTTATGGCTCATATTTTGTCTGAAAATGCTTGTGAAGTGTCTTGGGCTGTTATTTTGGTATAAATGCAACTTGTAGCAGTAAAGAGAAATGCATTACTGTTGTGATTACGTCATTAAATTGCCGAGCAATTAAGTTTTGCGTATTACAACTTGGACTCTAATGTaatgtttgtttaaaaacctACCTTAAAACTTGTCCTCTCTGCAAAACATTGGTTTTCCTGTGATGGCTAATATTGTATGCTAAGTACATTTTACATTCTGGTTAGGTTGGTTTTGTTCTAACACGTCTGACGTAGTTCGTGCCTTTCTTGTCTGCAGGTGGTTGTTATTGATTGGGCTCAGCATGGCCGTGGTCATCCGCTTGCAGGGTCTCCCCATTGTGGCGGGGACCATGGATATCCGCCACTTCTTCTCTGGATTAACCATTCCTGATGGTGGTGTGCATATTGTAGGTGGTGAACTTGGTGAGGCTTTCATCGTTTTCTCCACAGATGAAGATGCACGGCTTGGTATGATGCGTGGTGGGGGTACAATTAAAGGATCCAAAGTATCCCTCCTACTGAGTAGTAAAACTGAAATGCAGAATATGATTGAGCTTAGTCGTAGGCGTTTCGAAACTGGTAATGTGGATATGCCACCAGGGGGCTCAAGCAGATCAGGGCCAGCTAGTAATACTGGTATGAGTGGAAGGGGTAATTTGCCAACTACTATGCCTAACTTAAACACTCCCACAATGGTTACCACAACTTCCTCCATACATGAAGGCATGGGGAATAAAAATGTGCCCACATTTTCTGCTGCCAGCATGGGAAGTACACCCACGAGCCTCAATCCCACTTTTAGCAGCCCTGGGTTTAGCATGTGTTCGACTATGGTCAGCACTATGCCGCCATTGAATACAATGAACTCTGTACCACCTTTGCCACCACTTCCTCCTTTACCTACAATGCCATCACTGCCACCTATGCCTTCAATTCCTCCAATTGGTATTTTGCCACCAGTGCCTCCCCTTCCTCCTATAGCACCTCTTGCTCCTATTCCCCCCATGCCACCTCTACCTCCTATGTCAAGCTTACCGCCCATGCCTATGAATGCAGGTAGTGCTCTTCCTCTAGGAAACTCTGGACCCAGTGGAATGAATGGTTCTGGGTCAGCATTGAGTATCAGTAATAGCATAAGTTCCATTTACATGGGTCCCATGGGTACGTTGAATCCATTGCACCCCATGAATTCCCATAGTTCATTGAATAAAGGACCACCACCAATTAATTCCGATGATCTCTATGTCCATGTTTATGGGATGCCATATAGTGCAATGGAATCGGATGTGAGGGAATTTTTTCATGGACTACGagttgatgtggtgcacatgATGAAAGATCATTTGGGTCGCAATAACCGAGATGCAATGGTGAAATTTTATAGCCCCTCGGATACTTTTGAATCTCTGAAACGACATGGAAAAATGATGATGGGACAGAGGTTTGCCAATGTGTTCCCTGCAACAGAGCGACAGTGGATGAATACTACGGTTGGCTTTAATACACTCAAAAGCATGGGCCCCCCACCTACCATTGGACATTATGGACAAAACCTACCTCCATTTCATACATCTAGGTCTGAATCTCCAAGCAGACATGAACGATCACGATCGCGCTCCCCTCATGACAAAGAGTTCTGCGTCTATTTGAAAGGCTTACCATACGAGGCTGAAAATAAGCACATCATGGAATTCTTCAATAAACTGGAACTTATAGAGGACAGCATCTACATAGCCTATGGACCAAATGGAAGAGCAACAGGTGAAGGTTTTGTGGAATTTAAAACTCCCACTGATTACCAAGCAGCATTGTGTCGCCACAAGCAGTACATGGGCAGTCGTTTCATCCAGGTTCATCCAATCACTAAAAAAGCCATGTTAGAGAAGCTAGAAATTATTCAGAAGCGAACACACAACTTTGTGCAAAATGAGCAGAAGAGAGAACTAACAGTGAAATCAGAGGATATGTCTTGTTCACCAAAAGTTTGTGGTCATATATGGAATATTCCTTATAATGTAACAAAAAGTGATGTGTTCCAGTTTTTGGAAGGTATTGGACTAGCAGAAAACGGTGTCCAGATTCTTCTCGACTCTAATGGTCAAGGGCTGGGACAGGCACTGGTGCAGTTCCTAAATGAAGAGGAGGCACAGAAGGGTGAGCGACTGCATCACAAGAAATTAAACGGACGCAATGCATTTCTCCAACTAATTACTCTTGAGCAAAAGAAAGACATTGAGACTAACCCACCATTTCAAACCAAAGGTCAAAAGAATCCAAACCTTGATCCTCCTTTTATCCCGTGTGGTGGAGGAGACAGCATTTTTTCTCCAGGTGGCGGTTCAGGTAATCTTAATGGCCCTCTACCACCATTCAACCCTGTTGGTACTTTTAGTGGATCAAGTAATATGTTTGGACCAGGACCAGGTCCTGGATCAGGGATCAGTGTCAGTATTGGTGATGGCCCAGTGGGAGGGCCTGTTTTTGGAAGCAGCAGTGTAGGTAGTTTTCCAGGACCAGGGATTGAACCAAGCTTTGGAGGTGGTCCTTTAAATACCAACAGCCCGACTGTGGTTAAAGTTCAGAATTTGCCCTTCAAAGTATCTGTGGATGAAATTTTGGATTTTTTCTATGGCTACCGTGTGATTCCTGACTCTGTGTGCCTGCAGTTCAATGAACAAGGCATGCCCACCGGTGAAGCAATGGTTGCTTTTGAGTCTTGCGATGAAGCAATGTCGGCTGTTGTTGACCTCAGTGATAGACCAATGGGATCAAGAAAAGTGAAGCTTGTCTTGGGATAACTCCAAATTTTAAACAAAGGCTGGAGCATTATAGGCTTCCCTTTTAGCACAGCTATTTGATATGGAGGTTGTCTGAACCTCTGCTCTGAAACTTGCAAGTGTTTGCAGCTGACTTTTTGACCCAGATTATTTGGAATCCGATGTTTAGGTGTCCAGTGGACCTAGCAGAAATGGATGTTTTGTGTAGATCCATGAAACTGTTAGTTTACTCGTACACTAGGCAAACAGCCTATGCACAGATGCATATTAGATGCTAATGTAGCCATATTTCTTTGTTACAATGCAATCATTTTAAGTTTTGGCACCCTGAACGTTAAGTGGATAGAAGTTCTTATCTCTGGCGACAAAACTGTAACTGCAGGTAACTAGCCCTGCATATGAAAATGATGAAATCAGAGCTAAACCTAGGTTGGACAGTTCTTTCTAAGTGATGTAAATTATAGTATTTTGTGCACTTGGGTGTTATTGTCAGCTGCCATTTAGACACAGTGAAAATAGTAGGAACTAGGGTACAGATAAATTGAAAACTCAGTTCTTAATGTGCATGTTGACCCTTTTTGTTCTGGGCACGGTATGTTTTTCTTAATCTTTTGAGTTTGACAGCAGCCATTCTCTCTGGTTTCTGTATATACacagcatactgcgggttaggtTGTTTCACTTCTGTGTTCAATTTGAACTTGTGCTAATGTATGACCCAGGGTTTGACATTCAATTGTTTATAGAGCTCATTTGTATGCTAGTTACCTAATTGTTCTGCTAGTACTCACACTGTTCATATTGATGCTGCAGCAGTGGGGAAATCAGTTCcgatcttttttttcaattatttttaacCACTACAGGCTGCCAGTGGATATATTTCTTGCCGTAGGATTCGGCTAATACCAATCTTTTAATGCTGATGCACTTAGTATAATTTCTGCATAATACTTTTCTAAAATTTTGGTACTTGCTGGTTTGTAAAAGTGCACAAAAGACCCCTCTAACTAGATTCATTCAGAGATTGAATGAAATCTTGTAACAGTGTTTTTTTCCCAAGAAAGGCTAGCTGCAAATGTATTCCTCCCTGGCACTGGGAAACGTTCATTGTATTCATACCAGCATGCAGTGCTAGTAGAAATTTAGtgtaactagaattttgaaatgtatTTGTAATACGCTGGGTAGACAGTGCCCTGTACTGGGAAATGCTGTACAGTCTTGTTAATGACCCAAAACTCAATCCTACTGTATCATATCTGAGTTTTTTGTAAAAGATACAAAATGAATCAGTAAAAGTGTGATGCTGTTTTTTAACTAAAAAGAACAATGCGTATTGCTTATTTGAATTTTGATGTGTTTTGCAAATGATGTTGAGGAGATCTGAAACGTGTGCAACACTACATTGTATAGTGAGAAAGGACTTTTATTGGTCTACTGAGCATCCATATCTGTCCCCAGTACATCTTGGGATATTGTATCCCTGTGGTTTTCAGTTTTGGGTCTCCAATCCCACAATACTGTACCAGTAGTGTTTATATAATGCTGGAGACAGTGGGGAGGGATTTGGAACAGATTGGTCTCAATTCACGAGAACATAGATTCAGCTCCCACGTAACTGGATCTCAAAAGTAGCTGGATGTTTTAATCAACTTGGCAGTGATATTTAATCGTCATGTGGATCCGAGCTCCTGCTGGTCGACCCTCGAGCCAAATTCAACTCCAGTCTAAACCCAAGGTCTGCTCAGTGGGCTAATGTATGAAGTCCACACAAACTACTTGTAAGAACTATTGTAGAACTGCATTGTTTGTGTGACTAGGAAACCTGCTGATGCAACATATTAAGCATCTTTGTATTGGCACAGTTGCATTTAAAGATCGCCTTTGTAATTTGCAGACTGATGAATTTTGCATTTACATCTATTTGGTGAGATCAGTAGGCAAAATGTTGAACTGAACCATGATGTAAAAGAACAAGTTGTACATACACCATTATCTTCTGCAGCTTTTTGTCAATAAAATGCATT
This genomic interval carries:
- the rbm12 gene encoding RNA-binding protein 12, which encodes MAVVIRLQGLPIVAGTMDIRHFFSGLTIPDGGVHIVGGELGEAFIVFSTDEDARLGMMRGGGTIKGSKVSLLLSSKTEMQNMIELSRRRFETGNVDMPPGGSSRSGPASNTGMSGRGNLPTTMPNLNTPTMVTTTSSIHEGMGNKNVPTFSAASMGSTPTSLNPTFSSPGFSMCSTMVSTMPPLNTMNSVPPLPPLPPLPTMPSLPPMPSIPPIGILPPVPPLPPIAPLAPIPPMPPLPPMSSLPPMPMNAGSALPLGNSGPSGMNGSGSALSISNSISSIYMGPMGTLNPLHPMNSHSSLNKGPPPINSDDLYVHVYGMPYSAMESDVREFFHGLRVDVVHMMKDHLGRNNRDAMVKFYSPSDTFESLKRHGKMMMGQRFANVFPATERQWMNTTVGFNTLKSMGPPPTIGHYGQNLPPFHTSRSESPSRHERSRSRSPHDKEFCVYLKGLPYEAENKHIMEFFNKLELIEDSIYIAYGPNGRATGEGFVEFKTPTDYQAALCRHKQYMGSRFIQVHPITKKAMLEKLEIIQKRTHNFVQNEQKRELTVKSEDMSCSPKVCGHIWNIPYNVTKSDVFQFLEGIGLAENGVQILLDSNGQGLGQALVQFLNEEEAQKGERLHHKKLNGRNAFLQLITLEQKKDIETNPPFQTKGQKNPNLDPPFIPCGGGDSIFSPGGGSGNLNGPLPPFNPVGTFSGSSNMFGPGPGPGSGISVSIGDGPVGGPVFGSSSVGSFPGPGIEPSFGGGPLNTNSPTVVKVQNLPFKVSVDEILDFFYGYRVIPDSVCLQFNEQGMPTGEAMVAFESCDEAMSAVVDLSDRPMGSRKVKLVLG